One genomic region from Spirosoma sp. KCTC 42546 encodes:
- a CDS encoding FlxA-like family protein produces MKLIQKIRRLLTEPLQAQINQVQAQINQVQEQLRQAKADNAATKLVMGAGLTKLARQATSMKEAEFKVFSQFGDDGIIQYLISWVKPSLDTFVEFGVEDYEEANTRFLLMNNNWKGLIIDGSSTFIDFIKSSTFYWRYSLKAVASFVTAENINQLLVDNGITGQIGLLSIDIDGNDYWVWKAITAVEADIVVIEYNSLFGSDRAITIPYQPDFMREQAHYSYLYFGASLPALCDLAIEKGYAFVGCNQAGNNAYFVKKEKLNGLTALSAKEGYVYSRFRESRDQAGQMSMLDGVERSPLIAGLPVINTKTNREEYL; encoded by the coding sequence ATGAAATTAATCCAAAAAATAAGGCGATTACTTACCGAACCGTTGCAAGCACAAATCAATCAGGTGCAAGCGCAAATCAATCAAGTACAAGAGCAACTTAGGCAAGCCAAAGCAGATAATGCGGCCACTAAATTAGTGATGGGGGCAGGGCTGACTAAACTAGCCAGACAGGCTACATCTATGAAGGAAGCCGAATTTAAGGTATTTTCTCAGTTTGGGGATGATGGCATTATTCAGTATCTGATAAGTTGGGTCAAACCCAGCCTGGATACATTCGTTGAATTTGGAGTAGAAGATTATGAAGAAGCAAACACCCGCTTTTTGTTAATGAATAATAATTGGAAGGGGTTGATTATCGATGGTTCGTCAACGTTTATTGATTTCATTAAGTCCAGTACTTTTTATTGGCGATACAGCTTAAAAGCCGTTGCGAGTTTTGTTACCGCCGAAAACATAAACCAACTACTGGTTGATAATGGGATTACTGGCCAGATTGGTTTGCTCAGTATTGATATCGATGGGAATGATTACTGGGTATGGAAAGCCATTACGGCGGTCGAAGCCGACATTGTAGTTATCGAATACAACAGTTTGTTTGGCTCAGATAGAGCGATTACGATTCCCTATCAACCGGATTTTATGCGGGAGCAAGCCCATTACTCCTATTTGTACTTTGGCGCTTCACTACCCGCTTTATGTGACTTAGCTATTGAGAAGGGCTATGCTTTTGTGGGCTGTAATCAGGCAGGTAATAATGCGTACTTTGTCAAGAAGGAAAAATTAAATGGTTTAACGGCTTTGTCGGCCAAGGAGGGTTATGTTTATTCACGGTTTCGAGAAAGCAGAGATCAGGCAGGACAAATGTCCATGCTGGATGGTGTTGAGCGTAGCCCCCTCATCGCAGGTTTACCGGTGATTAATACAAAAACGAATCGTGAAGAGTATCTGTAA
- a CDS encoding response regulator transcription factor, with amino-acid sequence MPTTVAIVDDHHLFREALVALVQKVDGYEVLYEAKNGRDLLVQIQYRSQAPDLALVDLHMPEMDGFETTIQLRHLYPVVRVLIVTISDLKEDIVKAVRAGAHGYVVKGLSPNEIQQAMNELMITGYYFPSLPNANGT; translated from the coding sequence ATGCCTACTACTGTTGCCATCGTCGACGATCACCATTTGTTTCGTGAAGCGCTGGTCGCTTTAGTCCAGAAAGTTGATGGCTATGAAGTACTTTATGAAGCTAAAAACGGGCGGGATTTGCTGGTACAGATACAATATAGAAGCCAAGCTCCTGATCTGGCCTTAGTGGATTTGCACATGCCGGAAATGGATGGCTTTGAAACGACTATTCAGCTACGACACTTATATCCAGTTGTACGGGTGCTCATCGTGACTATATCGGATCTGAAAGAAGATATTGTGAAGGCCGTTCGAGCTGGAGCACATGGATATGTGGTTAAAGGTCTCTCACCCAACGAAATCCAGCAGGCGATGAATGAATTGATGATCACGGGTTATTATTTCCCGAGTTTGCCGAATGCTAATGGCACTTAG
- a CDS encoding YXWGXW repeat-containing protein has protein sequence MKTNMKVVALASLLLTALCTVASDTAVAQAPGPRRVIVIPRAPVARQVWVPGHHVRRGRDYIWVNGYYRTTPVQYATYSKPARYKTWNPGYWRQTPRGQVWVEGYWSY, from the coding sequence ATGAAAACGAACATGAAAGTAGTGGCATTAGCAAGCTTGTTGCTCACTGCCTTGTGTACAGTAGCTTCAGATACTGCCGTTGCACAAGCACCCGGACCCAGAAGGGTCATCGTTATTCCTAGGGCACCTGTAGCCCGTCAAGTGTGGGTTCCGGGTCACCACGTCCGTCGAGGACGCGATTATATCTGGGTAAATGGCTATTATCGGACAACACCCGTCCAGTATGCCACTTATTCAAAACCAGCCCGGTATAAAACCTGGAATCCCGGTTATTGGCGACAAACCCCCCGAGGGCAGGTTTGGGTTGAAGGTTATTGGAGTTATTAG
- a CDS encoding BLUF domain-containing protein, with protein sequence MEYCIVYISSSKGLFSEEQLTNILEHSQQNNSFLGITGIMLYFNGSIIQVLEGEEERVKTLYNSITQDPRHTGIIPFFSHPIEKRSFSEWAMGYKSLSANELGRIKEQVPFIGDPTLPALKQDNIILSVLQTFYLNNYRN encoded by the coding sequence ATGGAATATTGTATTGTGTACATCAGTTCGTCAAAAGGTTTATTTTCCGAAGAACAATTAACAAACATCCTGGAACACAGTCAACAAAACAATAGCTTTTTAGGCATTACGGGTATTATGCTGTACTTCAACGGTTCTATCATCCAAGTCTTGGAAGGGGAGGAAGAACGAGTTAAAACTTTGTACAATAGTATTACACAAGACCCCCGGCATACCGGTATTATCCCGTTCTTCAGTCATCCGATAGAGAAACGCTCTTTTTCCGAGTGGGCAATGGGCTATAAAAGCTTATCCGCCAATGAGCTTGGCCGTATAAAAGAGCAAGTGCCGTTCATTGGTGATCCAACCTTACCAGCATTAAAGCAGGATAATATCATTCTATCTGTATTACAGACATTCTATTTAAATAATTACCGCAACTGA
- a CDS encoding acyltransferase family protein, whose protein sequence is MNQRNASVDLSRFLGAFSVFIAHGIYASKMPVLVLMGRWSVPFFFMVSGYYFHKSYSKHAGHAFTKTFKTLLSISLFANGFYLLFMLLTVGSLTSLANHFTLIVGTYFHLWFLTSLLLGYLVLWFFWVCKLESLLPYLSALVIVIIVVINPYHSLVGINAHPIYSRMLLSIPFLCIGFLIDKYRIEQSISKWACWLLIGMGISLQFIEMNFLSRNWQDSLTITLVGGTLLYAVGIFLLSLKLTIPSSILSRLGYMYSQLLYLYHPIINYFIFQLLITTKASPIFFWLSPLWTMSVTLPIFLLLDRVTPNLFRLLSGNFNSLPSLHHKQLVFQLAGGAGYDWVSTKLRGAISKVVKRVVFF, encoded by the coding sequence ATGAATCAACGTAACGCTAGTGTGGATCTTAGCCGATTTCTGGGGGCCTTTTCGGTTTTCATAGCACATGGCATTTATGCTTCTAAAATGCCAGTCCTGGTCTTAATGGGAAGGTGGTCTGTGCCATTTTTTTTTATGGTAAGTGGCTACTATTTCCACAAAAGCTACAGCAAACACGCAGGGCATGCTTTTACCAAAACGTTTAAGACCTTACTATCCATCTCGTTGTTTGCCAATGGGTTTTATCTCCTTTTTATGTTGCTGACGGTTGGGTCCTTAACCTCCCTCGCTAACCATTTTACGTTAATCGTAGGTACGTACTTTCACCTTTGGTTCTTAACCTCGCTTTTACTGGGCTATCTGGTACTGTGGTTCTTTTGGGTTTGTAAACTGGAAAGCTTATTACCTTATCTGTCCGCATTAGTTATTGTGATCATAGTAGTTATAAATCCCTATCACTCCTTAGTAGGTATAAACGCACATCCTATTTATTCCCGCATGCTGTTGTCTATTCCTTTTTTGTGTATTGGTTTTTTAATTGATAAATATCGGATTGAACAGTCTATTTCTAAATGGGCATGTTGGTTACTAATTGGCATGGGTATCAGCTTGCAGTTTATCGAAATGAATTTCTTGTCGAGAAACTGGCAGGATTCATTGACGATTACGTTGGTTGGAGGAACTCTCCTGTATGCGGTGGGTATATTTTTATTATCCTTGAAACTGACTATACCTTCCTCTATCCTAAGTCGATTAGGTTACATGTACTCACAACTGCTTTACCTCTATCATCCCATTATCAACTATTTTATCTTCCAGCTTTTAATTACAACCAAAGCTAGTCCTATCTTTTTTTGGCTTAGCCCCTTATGGACAATGTCGGTAACGTTACCCATATTCTTACTTCTGGATCGGGTTACGCCTAATTTGTTTCGTTTGTTGAGTGGGAATTTCAACTCGTTACCTTCTCTTCACCATAAGCAACTGGTATTCCAACTCGCTGGCGGAGCCGGTTATGATTGGGTTAGCACAAAGCTAAGGGGGGCAATCTCAAAAGTTGTGAAGCGGGTTGTATTTTTCTAG
- the bioA gene encoding adenosylmethionine--8-amino-7-oxononanoate transaminase, with translation MNNLAERDQAVIWHPFTQMQTAPLPISIVRGEGSVLYGADGREYLDMISSWWVNLHGHAQPYIAQRVSEQLKTLEHVIFAGFTHPTAVELAERLVTILPQNQAKIFYSDNGSTAVEVALKMAFQYWHNLSKPRRKVIAFENAYHGDTFGAMAVGGRSAFTAPFVPFLFDVEYLPVPIAGQEEIVLERAATLFTDEVAAFIAEPLVQGAGGMVMYEPEVLDKLFQLAKKQGSLVIADEVMTGFGRTGRLFASHYLQEKPDLMCLSKGLTGGTMALGVTTCTQAIYDAFLSDNKFKTLFHGHSFTANPLACTAALASMDLLLSDETQANIQRITQQHTAFADQLATYSTIETIRQRGTLLAFDLKAGEQTSYFNNIRDTAYNFLLERNVLMRPLGNVLYLMPPYCTTNEQLAYVYQQIIYLAQTI, from the coding sequence ATGAACAACTTAGCTGAACGTGATCAGGCCGTTATCTGGCATCCCTTCACGCAAATGCAGACGGCTCCATTGCCCATATCAATTGTACGGGGTGAAGGTTCGGTGCTTTACGGTGCTGATGGCCGGGAATATCTGGATATGATTTCCTCCTGGTGGGTCAACTTGCATGGACATGCTCAACCGTATATTGCTCAACGCGTGTCGGAGCAACTAAAAACCCTCGAGCATGTCATTTTCGCAGGCTTTACCCACCCAACAGCCGTTGAACTGGCCGAGCGATTAGTAACAATTCTCCCTCAAAATCAAGCCAAAATTTTTTACTCCGACAACGGATCAACAGCAGTTGAAGTCGCCCTGAAGATGGCCTTTCAATATTGGCACAACCTGAGCAAACCACGCCGTAAAGTTATTGCCTTTGAAAATGCCTACCACGGCGATACATTTGGCGCAATGGCGGTAGGTGGACGAAGTGCATTCACAGCCCCGTTCGTCCCCTTTTTGTTCGATGTAGAATACCTTCCCGTTCCTATAGCTGGTCAGGAAGAAATCGTTCTGGAACGTGCCGCAACGTTGTTTACCGATGAAGTAGCCGCCTTTATTGCCGAACCCTTAGTACAGGGCGCAGGGGGCATGGTCATGTACGAACCGGAGGTATTGGATAAATTGTTTCAACTGGCCAAGAAACAGGGTTCACTCGTTATTGCCGATGAAGTCATGACTGGCTTCGGCCGAACAGGTCGACTGTTTGCATCTCATTATTTGCAGGAGAAACCCGACCTGATGTGCTTGTCCAAAGGGCTGACTGGTGGAACAATGGCGTTAGGTGTCACAACTTGTACCCAAGCCATTTACGATGCTTTTCTCTCGGACAACAAATTCAAAACGCTTTTTCATGGGCATTCCTTCACCGCAAATCCGTTAGCCTGTACAGCTGCACTAGCCAGCATGGACTTGCTATTATCCGATGAAACACAAGCCAATATTCAACGTATTACCCAGCAACATACTGCCTTTGCAGACCAGTTAGCAACCTACTCCACCATTGAAACCATTCGGCAACGCGGCACCTTACTTGCCTTTGATTTAAAAGCCGGAGAACAAACGTCATACTTTAATAACATTCGCGATACAGCCTATAATTTTCTACTGGAACGAAACGTACTGATGCGTCCCCTAGGTAACGTATTATATCTAATGCCCCCCTATTGCACAACAAATGAGCAGTTAGCCTATGTGTATCAACAGATAATATATCTGGCACAAACTATCTGA
- a CDS encoding HAD family hydrolase, whose amino-acid sequence MAATQDRFAHIKTFIFDVDGVLTDGSVHLLATGERFRTVHIRDTYAIEQALKAGFRVGILSSSNADGVRNWLVNMNVKDIFMGGPTDQKVNAYLGYIARESINESEVLYMGDDLPDSTILSRPAVFSTCPADAVSEIRGICQYISPSSGGRGAVRDVIEQVLKAQGKWGV is encoded by the coding sequence ATGGCAGCAACACAAGACCGATTTGCCCACATTAAAACATTTATTTTCGATGTCGATGGTGTACTCACCGACGGCAGTGTTCATCTGTTAGCCACTGGCGAGCGGTTCCGCACAGTTCACATCCGCGATACCTATGCTATTGAGCAAGCCCTGAAAGCAGGTTTCCGGGTAGGTATTTTATCCTCTTCCAATGCCGACGGCGTTCGGAACTGGCTCGTGAACATGAATGTGAAAGACATTTTCATGGGTGGCCCTACTGACCAGAAAGTCAACGCCTACCTTGGCTATATAGCCCGCGAAAGTATAAACGAATCCGAAGTTTTGTACATGGGCGATGACCTTCCCGACTCCACAATTCTGAGCCGACCGGCCGTATTCAGTACCTGCCCCGCTGATGCCGTTAGCGAAATTAGGGGGATTTGCCAGTATATATCGCCTAGCTCGGGAGGACGGGGTGCCGTTCGGGATGTAATTGAACAGGTACTGAAAGCCCAGGGCAAATGGGGCGTTTAA
- a CDS encoding RNA methyltransferase, which translates to MNPHNLPPAGLPPVGLPPAFQAQMQAQLPTEFPDFQAALTAPTPVSIRLNPRKKVYNTTGLESVPWCPEGHPVEGFYLPERPNFTLDPLFQAGAYYVQEASSMLLYEALRQTVNLDRPLRVLDLCAAPGGKSTLLASALHPDSLLICNEVIRSRVSVLRENLDKWGYPNVVVSNHDPEDMSNLTGFFDLVLVDAPCSGEGLFRKDPDAMQEWSEASVDLCSARQKRILAAAAPLLDKDGILMYSTCTYNDQENAENVAYLTENGFRNRPLILPSEWNIVERQAGDPETGEAVGYQCYPHRVRGEGFFISVFKKTTFTAPVKLDARTFRSIRALRPRETASAARWLQNPADFSFWEKPNGDVMVLPKSLEKTFLFLDSALKNKGFGVEIGQFKGQDFIPSHGLALSTIVNQKLPAVALSKENALRYFKKENLVFDEPVKGWLLAQYNGLNLGWVKGVGNRVNNYLPKDWRIRMDIKEYV; encoded by the coding sequence ATGAATCCTCATAACCTGCCCCCGGCTGGACTGCCTCCAGTTGGATTGCCTCCGGCGTTTCAGGCACAGATGCAGGCGCAGCTGCCAACCGAATTTCCTGATTTTCAGGCTGCGCTTACGGCACCTACGCCGGTTAGCATACGCTTGAATCCGCGTAAGAAAGTATATAATACAACTGGTTTAGAATCGGTTCCCTGGTGTCCAGAAGGCCATCCTGTCGAGGGGTTTTATCTTCCCGAACGGCCTAATTTTACACTTGATCCGCTGTTTCAGGCGGGCGCCTATTATGTTCAGGAGGCATCGTCGATGTTGTTGTATGAAGCTCTTCGGCAAACCGTTAACCTGGATCGGCCGTTACGGGTTCTGGACTTATGTGCGGCTCCGGGTGGAAAAAGTACACTGCTGGCATCCGCTTTGCACCCCGATAGTCTGCTGATTTGCAACGAAGTGATCCGTAGCCGGGTGTCGGTATTGCGCGAAAATCTGGATAAATGGGGGTATCCAAACGTTGTCGTTAGCAATCACGATCCAGAAGATATGAGCAATCTGACGGGATTCTTCGATCTGGTTTTAGTTGATGCTCCTTGTTCGGGCGAGGGACTTTTTCGGAAAGACCCGGATGCTATGCAGGAATGGTCGGAAGCGAGTGTTGATCTTTGCTCGGCCCGGCAAAAGCGCATTCTGGCCGCAGCCGCTCCGTTGCTGGATAAAGATGGCATCCTCATGTATAGTACGTGTACCTATAATGACCAGGAGAATGCTGAGAACGTCGCCTATTTAACGGAAAATGGGTTTCGAAATCGACCGCTAATTTTGCCATCGGAATGGAATATAGTCGAAAGGCAGGCTGGTGACCCGGAAACCGGCGAAGCCGTTGGGTATCAGTGTTATCCACACCGAGTACGGGGCGAAGGTTTTTTTATTAGTGTATTTAAGAAGACTACGTTTACCGCCCCTGTAAAATTAGATGCCCGTACGTTCCGAAGTATCCGGGCCTTGCGCCCTCGAGAAACGGCATCAGCAGCCAGGTGGTTACAAAATCCAGCGGATTTCTCATTCTGGGAAAAACCTAATGGTGATGTAATGGTACTACCTAAAAGCCTGGAAAAGACATTCTTGTTTCTGGATAGTGCCCTGAAAAATAAAGGCTTTGGCGTTGAGATAGGTCAATTTAAAGGACAGGATTTTATCCCATCTCATGGGCTGGCACTCAGTACTATCGTTAATCAGAAGCTACCTGCTGTTGCGCTAAGTAAAGAAAACGCCTTGCGCTACTTTAAGAAAGAGAATCTGGTGTTCGATGAACCCGTAAAGGGATGGTTGTTAGCCCAATATAACGGCCTGAACCTAGGTTGGGTGAAAGGAGTGGGTAACCGGGTAAATAATTATTTGCCAAAAGACTGGCGCATTCGAATGGACATAAAAGAATACGTATGA
- a CDS encoding carboxylesterase produces MKRFLAVLSLLLAVMIVGYLLGPTAHSDPIKDEPITLDPDLVKLEQSIAESERKQNLRLDNEARIIWADSLHKIKTPYSIVYLPGFSATWAEGDPVHKQIAAHFGCNLYLARPAEHGVNSPDALKNITPSNYAASAEQALAIGKELGQNVIVMGTSAGGMLALYLAAHHPEIDGLILYSPCIATANPALKLATGPWGKQILDQVFQGEHLINTHYSGARANYWLPQYHTNGLITLQTMLDEFMVPEQFQKVNQPLFMGYYYKDEAHQDKVVSVAAMLDMYDEVGTPADKKEKVAFPNAGEHVIASHFTSKDLSGVYKATEKFMADVLKLPPAPVPTAVVALHRNGDSTKK; encoded by the coding sequence ATGAAACGATTTCTTGCTGTTTTGAGCCTATTGCTGGCTGTTATGATCGTTGGGTATTTACTGGGCCCAACGGCTCATTCCGATCCTATTAAAGATGAACCAATTACACTTGACCCAGATTTAGTGAAGCTTGAACAGAGCATTGCTGAGTCGGAGCGAAAGCAAAACCTGCGTCTGGATAACGAAGCGCGCATTATCTGGGCCGATAGCCTTCATAAAATCAAAACACCTTATAGCATCGTTTATCTGCCAGGTTTCTCGGCAACCTGGGCTGAGGGTGATCCTGTTCATAAACAAATTGCAGCCCACTTTGGCTGTAATCTATACCTCGCCCGTCCGGCCGAACACGGGGTTAACTCGCCGGACGCGCTCAAGAATATAACGCCATCAAATTATGCGGCTTCTGCCGAGCAAGCGTTGGCGATCGGTAAGGAACTGGGGCAGAACGTAATTGTAATGGGTACGTCGGCGGGTGGAATGCTGGCACTCTACCTGGCTGCCCATCATCCTGAAATCGACGGATTAATCCTTTATTCGCCCTGTATCGCAACAGCTAATCCAGCGCTGAAACTGGCTACGGGCCCTTGGGGTAAGCAAATACTTGATCAGGTCTTTCAGGGAGAGCACCTGATCAATACACACTATAGTGGTGCCCGTGCTAACTACTGGCTACCGCAGTACCACACGAATGGACTGATTACGCTACAGACTATGCTCGATGAGTTTATGGTACCTGAGCAGTTCCAGAAAGTGAACCAGCCCTTGTTTATGGGATACTATTACAAAGACGAAGCTCATCAGGATAAGGTTGTGTCGGTGGCGGCTATGCTGGATATGTATGATGAAGTAGGGACGCCTGCTGATAAAAAAGAAAAAGTGGCTTTTCCCAATGCAGGTGAACATGTCATTGCCTCTCATTTCACATCTAAAGACTTATCAGGGGTTTATAAAGCCACCGAGAAATTTATGGCCGACGTACTGAAGTTGCCACCGGCACCTGTACCAACAGCTGTTGTAGCCCTTCATCGTAACGGCGATTCGACCAAAAAATAA
- a CDS encoding enoyl-ACP reductase, whose protein sequence is MAYGLLNGKRGIISGALDENSIAWKVALKAKEEGAIFTLTNAPIAMRMGAIKELAAQCNAEIIPADATSVEDIENLFTKSTEVLGGKLDFVLHSIGMSPNVRKGKAYTDLNYDWFKQSIDISAISFHKMMQTAYKQDAMNEWGSIVALTYMAAQRTFPFYGDMADAKAVLESIARSFGYQYGKYRNVRVNTVSQSPTPTKAGSGIGGFDKFFDFADKTAPLGNATADQCADYVITLFSDLTRMVTMQNLFHDGGFSMTGISEDVMALINKE, encoded by the coding sequence ATGGCTTACGGATTACTGAACGGAAAACGCGGCATCATTTCGGGTGCCTTAGACGAAAACTCAATTGCCTGGAAAGTCGCTCTGAAAGCGAAAGAAGAAGGCGCCATCTTTACACTGACCAACGCGCCGATTGCCATGCGTATGGGTGCCATCAAAGAATTGGCTGCACAGTGTAATGCTGAAATCATTCCGGCCGACGCTACCTCTGTCGAAGATATTGAAAACCTGTTTACCAAGTCAACCGAAGTGCTTGGCGGTAAACTGGATTTTGTTTTGCATAGTATCGGTATGAGCCCGAATGTGCGGAAAGGAAAAGCCTATACTGATCTCAACTACGATTGGTTTAAGCAGAGTATCGACATCTCGGCGATATCGTTCCATAAAATGATGCAGACTGCCTATAAACAGGATGCCATGAACGAATGGGGGTCAATCGTTGCCTTGACGTACATGGCTGCTCAACGGACGTTTCCGTTTTATGGAGACATGGCTGATGCCAAAGCTGTCCTGGAATCAATAGCTCGTAGTTTCGGGTATCAATATGGCAAATACCGGAACGTACGTGTAAATACAGTTTCGCAATCGCCCACACCAACAAAGGCGGGTAGTGGCATTGGTGGATTTGATAAATTCTTCGACTTTGCCGATAAAACGGCTCCCCTTGGCAACGCTACTGCCGATCAGTGCGCTGATTATGTGATCACGCTATTCTCCGATCTGACACGCATGGTTACGATGCAAAACCTGTTCCATGATGGCGGTTTCTCGATGACCGGTATTTCGGAAGATGTGATGGCATTGATCAATAAGGAATAG
- a CDS encoding alkaline phosphatase D family protein: protein MKNFVTTFVLGCLVLSGCHTTKPASTTSQPKPLTTIAFGSCSDQKRPQPLWDDIVAQKPDVWIWLGDNIYGDSESMDTLRAKYTRQKSNPVYQQLRQSTPIIGVWDDHDYGVNDGGKEYPKRKESQQVMLDFLDVPTNSPLRTQEGGYSVHTYGPKGQRVKVILLDGRYFRDPLKKEDKKNVPDPSGDVLGESQWKWLEQQLTNSDADVHIIGSGIQVLPEEHVYEKWANFPTARQRLLDLLAKTKPKGALFISGDRHMAEVSKVSVPGLGYDLFDITSSGLTHVSAPHEEDNRHRVGKIVSELNYGLITIDWRAKPITATVRINGDNQATYLTQEIKF, encoded by the coding sequence ATGAAAAACTTTGTTACGACTTTCGTTCTCGGCTGTTTAGTGCTATCCGGTTGCCATACAACCAAACCAGCATCTACCACTTCACAACCGAAACCGCTTACTACCATTGCTTTCGGGTCATGCAGCGACCAAAAACGGCCGCAACCTCTCTGGGATGATATTGTGGCCCAAAAACCTGATGTCTGGATTTGGCTGGGGGATAACATCTACGGCGACTCCGAAAGTATGGATACGCTTCGCGCAAAATACACTCGTCAAAAATCGAATCCGGTTTACCAGCAGTTACGGCAATCGACACCCATCATTGGCGTTTGGGACGATCATGATTACGGTGTCAATGATGGCGGCAAGGAGTATCCCAAGCGGAAAGAAAGTCAGCAGGTCATGCTGGATTTTCTGGACGTCCCTACCAATAGCCCATTGCGCACCCAGGAAGGGGGCTACTCTGTACACACGTATGGGCCTAAAGGGCAACGGGTAAAAGTAATTCTGCTGGATGGCCGCTATTTCCGTGACCCACTCAAGAAAGAGGATAAAAAAAACGTACCCGATCCATCGGGCGATGTATTGGGCGAATCGCAATGGAAATGGCTGGAGCAACAACTCACGAACTCGGATGCCGACGTACATATTATTGGCAGTGGCATTCAGGTTTTACCCGAAGAGCATGTGTATGAAAAATGGGCCAACTTTCCCACTGCCCGCCAGCGGTTATTGGATCTGTTAGCGAAGACAAAGCCCAAAGGGGCCCTATTCATCAGTGGCGACCGGCATATGGCGGAAGTATCGAAAGTAAGCGTACCCGGATTAGGCTATGATCTTTTCGATATTACCAGCAGCGGCTTAACCCACGTTTCGGCACCACACGAAGAGGACAATCGTCACCGTGTAGGCAAAATCGTTTCCGAATTAAACTACGGTCTGATTACTATTGACTGGCGGGCCAAACCAATAACGGCTACTGTTCGAATTAACGGAGATAATCAGGCAACGTATCTTACCCAGGAAATTAAATTTTGA
- a CDS encoding nuclear transport factor 2 family protein, with translation MQIIQQEVINKSIIRDFYRRAVSQGDLDFAREIIADDYIQHSPMVKPGKEGLLEALAYMKQMPKPATTSTPFLRLIAEGEYVVTNMSFGWGDKQKIVVDLFRFRDGQVTEHWDAIEDQPETTRNGNPMMDGPLSMDASDLTIANKALVSEFYERVFVNHQLDVLPDFVDANLIQHIPDIDNGLAGLKNYLQQETVQLSVEKVTHIIAEGDFVVVQAVGKLEQKTTTFYSIFRLSEGKIVEQWGVKQIVS, from the coding sequence ATGCAGATCATACAACAGGAAGTAATAAATAAATCCATTATCCGCGATTTCTATCGTCGGGCGGTTAGTCAGGGCGATCTTGACTTTGCCAGAGAAATAATAGCGGACGATTACATACAGCATAGTCCGATGGTTAAGCCTGGAAAGGAAGGGCTGCTGGAAGCTCTTGCCTACATGAAGCAAATGCCCAAACCCGCCACAACTTCGACGCCCTTTTTACGATTAATTGCCGAAGGGGAGTACGTTGTAACGAATATGAGTTTCGGTTGGGGAGATAAGCAGAAAATTGTGGTTGATTTATTCCGGTTTCGGGATGGTCAGGTAACGGAACATTGGGACGCCATTGAAGACCAGCCCGAAACGACCCGAAACGGAAATCCCATGATGGACGGTCCGTTGTCTATGGATGCATCTGACCTGACGATAGCGAATAAAGCTCTTGTGTCGGAATTTTACGAACGGGTTTTCGTGAATCACCAGCTCGATGTTCTTCCAGATTTTGTTGATGCCAACCTTATTCAGCACATTCCTGACATTGACAATGGTCTTGCTGGATTAAAAAACTACTTACAGCAGGAGACTGTCCAACTCTCAGTTGAAAAGGTGACTCATATTATAGCTGAAGGAGATTTTGTGGTTGTTCAGGCAGTCGGAAAACTGGAACAAAAAACGACCACGTTCTACTCCATTTTCCGCTTGAGTGAAGGAAAAATAGTGGAGCAGTGGGGTGTAAAGCAGATTGTTTCGTAG